In one Stegostoma tigrinum isolate sSteTig4 chromosome 28, sSteTig4.hap1, whole genome shotgun sequence genomic region, the following are encoded:
- the tmem51a gene encoding transmembrane protein 51a yields MRVHASENSSGSQYALTALGVGMLALGIIMMVWSVVPGFGKGNATSGGNSSSPTAEESKTKVSQVSYILCAGGVVLLLLSICLSVREKRRRRTQEEAPNAPCESTMLPDNAPDLSEQLAVPSYDEVMQGESFQPGGDAEATLGDQTMAALPSYESLVDVGVVSSAAEDPGPSAAAQPGNGQASARPGRRFSSKRIRRILSDKSHLKNFRLHLSNLSSTVVNLEPLTPPPQYEDGVEKSFENLKPS; encoded by the exons ATGAGGGTCCATGCCTCTGAAAATTCCAGTGGCTCTCAGTATGCCCTCACCGCCCTGGGGGTTGGCATGCTTGCCTTGGGAATCATCATGATGGTCTGGAGTGTTGTGCCAGGATTCGGGAAAGGCAACGCCACTTCGGGTGGGAACAGTAGCTCGCCAACTGCAGAAGAATCGAAGACCAAAGTGTCACAAGTATCTTACATACTGTGCGCTGGAGGAGTGGTCCTGCTGCTGCTATCGATCTGTCTGAGTGTCCGTGAAAAGAGGAGGCGCAGGACACAGGAGGAAGCACCCAATGCTCCGTGCGAGTCAACCATGCTACCAGACAA TGCCCCAGACCTCAGCGAGCAGTTGGCGGTGCCAAGTTACGATGAGGTCATGCAAGGAGAATCCTTCCAGCCAGGAGGAGATGCTGAGGCCACTCTGGGGGACCAAACTATGGCTGCCCTTCCCTCTTACGAGTCGCTGGTGGACGTTGGCGTCGTGTCGTCTGCGGCCGAGGATCCAGGGCCGAGTGCCGCTGCACAGCCGGGGAACGGACAAGCGTCCGCCCGCCCAGGCCGGCGATTCAGCTCAAAGAGGATTCGCCGGATTCTGTCGGACAAGTCGCACCTCAAGAATTTCAGACTCCACTTGAGCAACCTAAGCAGCACAGTGGTCAACCTGGAGCCACTTACCCCTCCCCCACAGTATGAAGATGGAGTAGAGAAGAGCTTCGAGAACCTAAAGCCATCTTGA